In Polyangiaceae bacterium, a genomic segment contains:
- a CDS encoding HAD family phosphatase, producing the protein MSVRAWLVDLDGTLYHARWVKLAMAAELGLSGWTSVATLRRFRHEHEVLRAEMQSDVPDPFRLQVERTAQALGRDPEDVERRVREWMVRRPCKWIRRFKNEVLLGEIREFREGGGHVALVSDYPARDKLAALGDASLFEVVVASGEPEGPPRLKPHPGGYLAAAKRLGVPPEECLVIGDRDDADGAAARAAGMSFRLV; encoded by the coding sequence GTGAGCGTTCGCGCGTGGTTGGTCGATCTCGACGGCACTCTGTACCACGCACGCTGGGTGAAGCTGGCGATGGCCGCCGAGCTCGGTCTCTCGGGTTGGACCTCCGTGGCCACGCTGCGTCGCTTCCGGCACGAGCACGAAGTGCTGCGAGCCGAGATGCAATCCGACGTGCCGGATCCATTTCGTTTGCAGGTCGAGCGCACGGCGCAGGCCCTCGGCCGCGATCCCGAGGACGTGGAACGCCGCGTGCGCGAGTGGATGGTGCGACGCCCGTGCAAGTGGATCCGCCGCTTCAAGAACGAAGTCCTGCTCGGAGAGATCCGCGAGTTTCGCGAGGGTGGCGGCCACGTGGCGCTGGTCAGCGACTATCCCGCCCGAGACAAGCTCGCGGCCCTGGGTGACGCTTCCTTGTTCGAGGTCGTCGTCGCCAGCGGCGAGCCGGAAGGTCCCCCGCGCCTCAAGCCGCACCCCGGTGGCTACCTTGCGGCCGCAAAGCGCCTGGGCGTCCCGCCGGAAGAGTGCCTGGTGATCGGAGATCGCGACGACGCCGACGGCGCCGCGGCCCGCGCCGCGGGAATGAGCTTCCGCCTCGTATGA
- a CDS encoding diguanylate cyclase has protein sequence MDPLVRASIALQRTGARASGAVVSVGAGAFLVWWTMEPRAEWMGVAAGGVLIASLGLRVARRLGKLNPASTARLDFEVFSHLVVLAFAAILASPGKLEGPFYPMVYALMMLAAAFARPAAAVATVAFTVLLEAAIQMLALGHELERGWPHAALIGLFAFMNMVVFRAEIARVRRLSKVRIASEIERMKEAARSYRLLGAPSSALDRTSLPPPDDEERLLRSSVEEIHQALSFALDLLRRSLGLSSAVLLWLDGSKEKLHIRELSTSDDTIMPGPFSARDGIIAAALSQGETVSVHGHKLAHHTPYYGAPPAIGAVSAAPILENGHARGVLVVDRQERDPFTSVEEELLTAATHFALRAIENERVFAQLERAKIEQGKLYRAVDALAAASTEAAVVEACVSSAREFASFDFAVVTLFDRQTGEHEICAVSGDGGDELLGQRFRHNSGLVSMVVANRHPLPYRGDYDPARQLVFTRRLKPPAMPSLLVLPLTVHDRALGTLVLGSRRRSAFGDAVRPTLEVLASHVAVSLANARMVKRLEEMATTDGLTGLFNKRALLEAATQKLKSAARFKKALSVLVCDIDHFKKVNDTYGHDVGDVVIRGFGEVLKRTKRDTDVVGRFGGEEFVIVCEETDSDGAALLAERIRSEIESTTFHSDAGALRVTCSVGVATAPQAGTDWDSLFKATDEALYASKRGGRNRVTVWAPRLSGCAA, from the coding sequence ATGGATCCCCTCGTTCGTGCTTCCATCGCACTCCAGAGAACCGGCGCCCGGGCGTCCGGCGCGGTGGTCAGTGTGGGCGCGGGTGCGTTCCTGGTCTGGTGGACCATGGAGCCGCGGGCGGAATGGATGGGCGTTGCCGCGGGGGGCGTGCTCATCGCCTCGCTCGGCCTCAGGGTGGCGCGCCGTCTCGGCAAGCTGAACCCGGCTTCCACGGCCCGCCTCGACTTCGAGGTGTTCAGTCATCTCGTCGTGCTGGCCTTTGCCGCGATCTTGGCGTCGCCGGGAAAGCTCGAGGGTCCGTTCTATCCCATGGTGTATGCGCTGATGATGCTGGCCGCGGCCTTCGCGCGACCCGCCGCAGCGGTGGCCACGGTGGCCTTCACCGTATTGCTGGAAGCCGCCATCCAGATGCTGGCCCTCGGCCACGAGCTGGAACGGGGCTGGCCTCATGCCGCGCTCATCGGTCTGTTCGCGTTCATGAACATGGTCGTCTTCCGCGCGGAGATCGCCCGCGTGCGTCGCCTCTCGAAGGTACGCATCGCCAGCGAGATCGAGCGCATGAAGGAGGCCGCGCGCTCCTACCGGCTGCTCGGCGCTCCCAGCTCGGCGTTGGACCGCACCTCCCTGCCGCCACCGGACGACGAAGAACGCCTGCTTCGCTCCAGCGTGGAGGAGATCCACCAAGCACTGTCCTTCGCGCTCGATCTCCTGCGTCGCTCCTTGGGTCTGAGCAGCGCCGTGCTCTTGTGGCTCGACGGCAGCAAGGAAAAGCTCCACATCCGGGAGCTGTCCACCTCTGACGACACCATCATGCCGGGGCCGTTCTCCGCGCGGGATGGCATCATCGCTGCCGCGCTCTCCCAGGGTGAGACGGTGAGCGTGCACGGCCACAAGCTCGCGCACCACACGCCCTATTACGGCGCGCCTCCCGCGATCGGCGCCGTCAGCGCGGCGCCGATCTTGGAGAACGGCCACGCGCGTGGCGTGCTGGTCGTCGACCGCCAGGAGCGCGACCCCTTCACCAGCGTCGAGGAGGAGCTGCTCACCGCGGCCACGCACTTTGCCCTGCGCGCCATCGAGAACGAGCGCGTGTTCGCCCAGCTCGAGCGCGCCAAGATCGAACAGGGCAAGTTGTACCGCGCCGTGGACGCTCTGGCCGCTGCCAGCACCGAGGCGGCGGTGGTGGAAGCCTGCGTCAGCAGCGCGCGGGAGTTCGCCAGCTTCGACTTTGCGGTGGTCACGCTCTTCGATCGCCAGACCGGCGAGCACGAGATCTGCGCCGTGAGCGGCGACGGTGGCGACGAGCTCCTGGGTCAGCGCTTCCGCCACAACTCGGGCCTCGTGAGCATGGTGGTCGCCAACCGCCATCCGCTGCCCTACCGCGGCGACTACGATCCCGCGCGGCAGTTGGTGTTCACGCGCCGGCTGAAGCCCCCGGCCATGCCGTCGCTCTTGGTTTTGCCCCTCACGGTTCACGACCGCGCCCTGGGCACGCTGGTGCTCGGCTCACGCCGCCGTTCGGCCTTTGGTGACGCCGTGCGCCCGACCCTGGAGGTGCTGGCCAGCCACGTGGCGGTGTCTTTGGCCAACGCCCGCATGGTCAAGCGGCTGGAAGAGATGGCCACCACGGACGGCCTCACGGGCCTCTTCAACAAGCGCGCGCTGCTCGAAGCCGCGACGCAGAAGCTGAAGAGCGCCGCGCGCTTCAAGAAGGCCCTCAGCGTCTTGGTGTGCGACATCGATCACTTCAAGAAGGTGAACGACACCTACGGCCACGACGTGGGAGACGTCGTGATCCGCGGCTTCGGCGAGGTGCTCAAGCGAACCAAGCGCGACACCGACGTGGTCGGTCGCTTCGGCGGAGAAGAGTTCGTGATCGTGTGCGAGGAGACGGACTCCGACGGCGCCGCGCTGCTCGCCGAGCGCATCCGCAGCGAGATCGAGAGCACCACGTTCCACTCCGATGCGGGGGCGCTGCGCGTCACCTGCTCCGTGGGCGTGGCCACGGCGCCCCAAGCCGGCACGGACTGGGATTCCCTGTTCAAGGCCACGGACGAGGCGCTGTACGCCTCCAAGCGGGGTGGCCGCAATCGCGTGACCGTGTGGGCCCCGCGCCTGTCCGGCTGTGCCGCCTGA